From one Triticum urartu cultivar G1812 chromosome 3, Tu2.1, whole genome shotgun sequence genomic stretch:
- the LOC125545233 gene encoding uncharacterized protein LOC125545233, with the protein MEPRPPPSPSPPQASPSSAVRVLSRAPPPASAPSPAAAASPPHDGGVVVVGFVGGAGSAAARLADRILDAPVFSPGGSARALAGGVRYHRDGDKRMVFLHLASPPPPPPREAGGGSTGDLPEMLFMFSVCHVIIFLQEGFRFDTQILKSFRLLQSSKHAFAPFVRSLVAPGTPSKAAPSGTPGTPSKATPSGTPTRPTRRASSISPPARRGGHSGRQPSAISLMSGTGSHASVLPGQCIPVVLFVFEDDIIDGPSAATSLDDMGETSSSNQASGTSKGSGSVVMLARPASKTEGSFTKKLHLSLEGQIRLLLKRCRTLTGLESSGHNGPRGAGNMSHIPLFSLDASRVVALLDRSINKKREPLDIIAGLFEDSFSSKSSLDVASLENNCQSANHEDVQLIKDFIFRQSDGLRGKGGYSGNASAGSVAGVGMVAAAAAAAAASASSGKPVSVPDLPSFDKWFSISTSILSGLISAKDGIDNSESMRGSSTHTSSGLKNEQSSAIETALSCLESNKGLNMKFSSSWCQKVLPVAKEVYLKDLPDFYPTSVHEVQLQKALRSFHSTVKGPAVKVFSKKLEDVCKTIWEAGRQQCDAVSLTGRPCKHQRHGKLSSSDAVEQHSSGYVFLHACACGRSRRLRDDPFDFETANVSFNCFSNCEDLLPTLVLPRGVDASSFPASSWRLVRLGGARYYKPTKGLLQAGFCSKDKYLLKWTISLGKGQGKNGTHAATKSSSMTSNVNPQIPPAVSREVKSITNQVAPEIRSAKLENPRKQPEVQSTNNSAISFGKGHPNFTMKKPFAEVVAGSTTKDSEFPALQLKRPPKPASRKDERQVSVAEQTNGRINAALSQGPVAENESEKMTKNMSSETADGKPFLQIGSNIVPVTVGNETKEAAQTVQQFVVYVGFEHECSYGHRFLLSEKYLKEIDYERSYQNNESESKHSSQKLPPNASKSAATTVNGNNGRKANRPMESSGRNSRQQLLQPGVDGETLRPAHIPSDPRNVRKGEHSLQYVTADDGGEAYSLLNRNLPIYMHCPHCKSSDGKGHQDVKAAGAVSQLQRIFIVTPDFPVLLASCPVVQFERSCLPSNVSDRDQQGSFSLGCRVLLPPESFLTLRLPFVYGAETRDGSTSPLKHLEQQPELTAWLVGGTALQIVSAGHVAEKEANVP; encoded by the exons ATGGAGCCgcggccgccgccgtcgccgtcgccgcctcaGGCGTCCCCCTCCTCCGCCGTGCGGGTCCTCTCCCGCGCGCCTCCCCCCGCCTCCGCCCCCTCGCCGGCCgcggccgcctcgccgccgcacGACGGCGGCGTGGTCGTCGTCGGCTTCGTGGGCGGCGCGGGGAGCGCCGCCGCGCGCCTCGCGGACCGGATCCTCGACGCCCCCGTCTTCTCCCCCGGCGGCTCGGCCAGGGCCCTCGCCGGGGGCGTCAGGTACCACCGCGACGGGGACAAGAGGATGGTCTTCCTCCACCTCGCCTCCCCTCCCCCGCCCCCGCCGCGGGAGGCGGGCGGCGGGAGCACCGGCGACCTCCCGGAGATGCTCTTCATGTTCTCG GTATGCCATGTAATAATATTTCTCCAAGAAGGCTTCCGGTTCGACACGCAGATCTTGAAGAGTTTTAGGCTGCTGCAATCTTCGAAGCATGCTTTTGCACCATTTGTGAGATCACTAGTAGCACCGGGAACACCATCCAAAGCTGCCCCTTCTGGCACACCAGGGACACCATCCAAAGCTACCCCTTCTGGCACCCCGACTCGGCCTACCCGCAGGGCTTCATCAATCTCCCCTCCGGCACGCCGTGGAGGCCATTCAGGCCGCCAGCCCTCAGCCATCTCGTTGATGTCAGGAACCGGTTCCCATGCTTCTGTGTTGCCAGGCCAATGCATCCCTGTTGTCCTCTTTGTCTTTGAGGATGATATCATTGATGGTCCAAGTGCTGCAACAAGTTTGGATGATATGGGGGAGACATCTTCATCAAATCAGGCTTCTGGCACTTCAAAAGGTTCTGGCTCAGTGGTAATGCTCGCCCGACCTGCCAGCAAAACTGAGGGTAGTTTCACAAAGAAGCTGCATTTGTCTCTGGAAGGTCAGATCCGGTTGTTGCTGAAGAGGTGCCGGACACTTACCGGTCTGGAGTCGTCAGGGCATAATGGTCCAAGGGGTGCTGGTAACATGAGCCATATTCCTTTGTTCTCACTTGATGCATCCAGAGTTGTTGCCCTGTTGGACCGCTCAATTAATAAGAAACGGGAGCCACTGGATATCATCGCAGGACTGTTTGAAGATTCTTTCAGCTCCAAGTCATCGTTGGATGTCGCTTCATTAGAAAATAACTGCCAATCTGCAAACCACGAAGATGTTCAGTTGATCAAGGATTTTATATTTCGGCAGTCCGATGGACTGAGAGGGAAAGGCGGGTATTCAGGCAATGCGTCTGCTGGCTCTGTTGCTGGTGTCGGTATGGTGGCTGCggcagcagctgcagcagctgcGTCCGCATCATCTGGGAAGCCAGTTAGTGTTCCTGATCTCCCTAGTTTTGATAAATGGTTCTCCATTAGTACATCTATTCTATCTGGACTGATTAGTGCAAAAGATGGGATCGATAATTCCGAAAGTATGAGGGGATCATCTACTCATACAAGTTCTGGTTTGAAGAATGAACAATCTAGTGCTATTGAAACTGCTTTATCTTGCTTGGAAAGCAACAAGGGGCTTAACATGAAATTTTCCTCATCATGGTGCCAAAAGGTGCTTCCAGTTGCTAAGGAGGTGTACTTGAAAGATTTGCCTGACTTTTACCCAACTAGCGTGCATGAAGTGCAGCTACAGAAAGCATTGAGATCCTTTCACTCAACAGTCAAAGGACCGGCTGTCAAGGTATTCTCCAAGAAGCTAGAAGATGTATGCAAGACAATCTGGGAAGCTGGAAGGCAGCAATGCGATGCTGTCAGCCTTACTGGCAGGCCATGCAAGCACCAGCGTCATGGTAAATTATCTTCATCAGATGCTGTCGAACAGCATTCTAGTGGTTACGTCTTCCTCCATGCATGTGCCTGTGGACGGTCACGTCGCCTTAGAGATGATCCTTTTGACTTTGAGACAGCCAATGTATCATTTAACTGCTTCTCCAATTGTGAAGATCTACTACCCACCCTTGTGCTACCGAGGGGGGTTGATGCTAGTTCATTTCCGGCATCCTCTTGGCGTTTGGTGCGCCTTGGAGGAGCAAGATATTACAAGCCAACGAAAGGGTTGCTCCAAGCTGGATTTTGCTCAAAGGACAAGTATCTTTTGAAGTGGACAATATCTCTTGGCAAAGGACAAGGAAAAAATGGCACCCATGCTGCCACTAAATCTTCCTCCATGACATCTAATGTGAACCCCCAGATTCCACCTGCTGTTTCTAGAGAAGTAAAGTCCATTACAAACCAAGTCGCACCAGAAATTAGATCTGCGAAGCTTGAAAATCCCAGAAAACAACCTGAAGTGCAATCAACGAACAACTCAGCTATCAGTTTTGGTAAAGGTCATCCAAATTTTACTATGAAAAAGCCTTTCGCTGAAGTTGTTGCTGGCAGCACAACTAAAGATTCTGAGTTTCCTGCTCTCCAGCTGAAGAGACCACCAAAACCTGCTAGCCGAAAAGATGAACGGCAAGTGAGCGTAGCAGAACAGACTAATGGCCGAATCAATGCAGCTCTCAGTCAAGGACCTGTAGCTGAAAATGAATCTGAGAAGATGACCAAAAATATGAGCAGTGAAACTGCTGATGGGAAGCCCTTTCTACAGATCGGGAGCAACATAGTGCCAGTTACTGTTGGAAATGAGACTAAAGAAGCTGCTCAAACCGTACAACAGTTTGTAGTATATGTGGGATTTGAGCATGAGTGCTCGTACGGTCACCGTTTCTTACTGTCAGAGAAGTATCTTAAGGAAATTGATTATGAAAGATCCTATCAAAACAATGAATCAGAAAGTAAGCATAGTTCACAAAAGTTGCCCCCAAATGCATCTAAGTCGGCAGCAactacagtaaatggaaacaatGGGCGGAAAGCCAATAGGCCAATGGAATCATCAGGGAGAAATAGCAGGCAGCAATTGCTTCAGCCTGGCGTTGATGGGGAGACGTTGCGGCCTGCTCACATTCCTTCAGATCCACGTAATGTCAGAAAGGGAGAGCATTCTCTTCAATACGTTACAGCCGATGATGGTGGAGAAGCATATTCACTGTTGAACAGAAATCTGCCGATATATATGCACTGCCCACATTGCAAGAGCTCAGACGGGAAGGGGCATCAAGATGTAAAGGCTGCTGGTGCTGTGTCACAACTTCAACGGATTTTTATC GTGACACCTGATTTCCCTGTCCTGTTGGCTAGCTGCCCAGTTGTACAGTTTGAG AGGTCATGTCTGCCATCAAATGTATCTGACCGTGATCAACAAGGATCGTTCAGTCTTGGATGCCGAGTTCTCCTTCCACCCGAGAGCTTTCTTACCCTGCGGCTTCCATTCGTATACGGTGCCGAGACAAGGGATGGAAGCACATCCCCCCTCAAACACCTCGAGCAGCAACCAGAGCTGACAGCATGGCTCGTCGGAGGCACAGCTTTGCAGATCGTGTCAGCCGGGCACGTCGCCGAGAAAGAAGCCAACGTGCCGTGA